The Silvibacterium dinghuense DNA window CCTCGAGCTGATCCTGCAACTGCAGGAAGTTTTCGTTCGCCTTCAGGTTCGGATAGCTCTCGGAAAGCGCAAGCAGGCGGCCGAGCGCGCCGTCGAGCTGTCCGTTCGCTTTGATCTTGCCATCCGGATCGTGCGCGTTGAGCAGGGCCGAGCGCGCGCTGGCGATGTCATCAAACACCTTCTCCTCGTGCGTGGCATAGCCCTTCACGGTAGAGACGAGATTCGGAATAAGGTCGGCACGGCGCTGCAGGACGACATCGACCTGCGACCACTCTTCGTGGACCGACTCCTGCTTGGCCACCATCTGATTC harbors:
- a CDS encoding LemA family protein; translated protein: MRRGLWVAIGIVVVLVLVVLMIFGSYVSAKNQMVAKQESVHEEWSQVDVVLQRRADLIPNLVSTVKGYATHEEKVFDDIASARSALLNAHDPDGKIKANGQLDGALGRLLALSESYPNLKANENFLQLQDQLEGTENRIAVERHRYNDTLRDYNTFIRQFPNSIWAGMAGFQPDNEYFEASESSKTAPVVKF